A stretch of the Carassius carassius chromosome 6, fCarCar2.1, whole genome shotgun sequence genome encodes the following:
- the LOC132142740 gene encoding UV excision repair protein RAD23 homolog A-like — translation MQITLKTLQQQTIQINIDDEQTVKALKEKIEAEKGQESFPVAGQKLIYAGKILQDDTPIKEYNIDEKNFVVVMVSKTKAPGPTAPPSEPPKSVPAPSSSSPPPPVPAPAAIPIPREECLDDPPATISPAQSPDGDTGLRADGEAASSTLVTGQEYDAMLSNIMSMGYEREKVVAALRASYNNPHRAVEYLLNGIPTVPVQETRPAPAQLPTDTQPTEGENPLEFLRSQPQFQSMRQVIQQNPSLLQAFLQQLGQDNPELLQQISQHQELFMQMVNAPVGEGEGEGGEFADLGAIRDEAASESYIPVTQQEKEAIDRLKALGFSEPLVVQAYFACEKNENLAANFLLNQNFEDE, via the exons ATGCAGATCACACTAAAGACTCTGCAGCAGCAGACCATTCAAATAAACATCGACGATGAGCAGACG GTGAAGGCATTAAAAGAGAAAATTGAGGCTGAGAAGGGCCAAGAAAGTTTTCCTGTTGCGGGACAGAAGCTGATCTACGCTGGGAAAATCCTGCAGGATGATACGCCCATCAAAGAGTACAACATCGACGAGAAGAACTTCGTGGTGGTTATGGTGTCAAAG ACAAAAGCACCAGGACCGACCGCTCCTCCCTCAGAACCACCCAAATCTGTCCCTGCaccttcctcttcctctcctcctcctcctgttcCAGCCCCTGCAGCCATCCCCATCCCTAGGGAGGAGTGTTTAGATGACCCTCCTGCAACCATCTCGCCTGCACAGAGCCCGGACGG TGACACAGGTCTCAGGGCTGATGGGGAAGCTGCATCTTCAACACTAG TCACAGGTCAGGAGTATGACGCCATGCTCTCAAATATCATGTCTATGGgctatgagagagagaaagtggtgGCTGCACTCAGGGCCAGTTATAACAACCCTCACCGCGCTGTGGAGTATCTGCTCAAT GGGATCCCTACTGTCCCAGTGCAGGAAACCAGACCTGCTCCAGCTCAGCTCCCCACAGACACACAGCCCACAGAAG GTGAGAATCCGCTGGAGTTCCTGCGCTCTCAGCCGCAGTTCCAGAGCATGAGGCAGGTGATCCAGCAGAACCCGTCCTTACTGCAGGCTTTCCTGCAGCAGCTGGGACAGGACAACCCCGAACTACTGCAG CAAATCAGCCAGCATCAGGAGCTCTTCATGCAGATGGTGAATGCACCAGTGGGTGAGGGTGAAGGTGAGGGCGGAGAGTTTGCAGATCTGGGTGCGATACGTGATGAAGCGGCATCTGAGAGTTACATCCCAGTGACGCAACAAGAGAAAGAAGCCATCGATCGG TTAAAAGCTCTGGGATTTTCTGAACCACTGGTGGTCCAGGCGTACTTCGCCTGTGAGAAGAATGAGAATCTGGCCGCAAACTTCCTTCTCAATCAGAATTTCGAGGACGAATGA
- the LOC132142742 gene encoding RING finger protein 11-like isoform X2, whose translation MSCMPCTPERVQVPVYYPTPSQTRLASQLTEEEQVRIAQRIGLIQHLPRGIFDPGSEPSDKKIKECVICMMDFEYGDPIRFLPCMHIYHMDCIDTWLMRSFTCPSCMEPVDAALLSSYETN comes from the exons ATGTCCTGCATGCCGTGCACACCC GAGCGGGTGCAGGTGCCTGTGTACTATCCCACGCCCAGTCAGACGCGGCTGGCCTCTCAGCTGACGGAGGAGGAGCAGGTCCGTATCGCTCAGCGCATCGGCCTCATCCAGCACCTGCCCCGTGGGATCTTCGACCCGGGCTCAGAGCCGTCTGACAAGAAGATCAAAGA GTGTGTGATCTGCATGATGGACTTTGAGTACGGCGACCCGATCCGGTTCCTGCCCTGCATGCACATCTATCACATGGACTGCATTGACACCTGGCTTATGCGCTCCTTCACTTGCCCTTCCTGTATGGAGCCCGTCGACGCAGCGCTGCTGTCTTCCTACGAGACGAACTGA
- the LOC132142742 gene encoding RING finger protein 11-like isoform X1, with amino-acid sequence MGNCLSSQGTDDLSLLNESEGASLPGEPPPPYQERVQVPVYYPTPSQTRLASQLTEEEQVRIAQRIGLIQHLPRGIFDPGSEPSDKKIKECVICMMDFEYGDPIRFLPCMHIYHMDCIDTWLMRSFTCPSCMEPVDAALLSSYETN; translated from the exons ATGGGGAACTGTCTGTCTTCTCAAGGCACTGATGATCTGTCGCTGCTGAACGAGTCCGAGGGGGCGAGTCTGCCCGGAGAGCCTCCGCCGCCCTACCAG GAGCGGGTGCAGGTGCCTGTGTACTATCCCACGCCCAGTCAGACGCGGCTGGCCTCTCAGCTGACGGAGGAGGAGCAGGTCCGTATCGCTCAGCGCATCGGCCTCATCCAGCACCTGCCCCGTGGGATCTTCGACCCGGGCTCAGAGCCGTCTGACAAGAAGATCAAAGA GTGTGTGATCTGCATGATGGACTTTGAGTACGGCGACCCGATCCGGTTCCTGCCCTGCATGCACATCTATCACATGGACTGCATTGACACCTGGCTTATGCGCTCCTTCACTTGCCCTTCCTGTATGGAGCCCGTCGACGCAGCGCTGCTGTCTTCCTACGAGACGAACTGA